In Candidatus Zixiibacteriota bacterium, the DNA window ATCGTGCAATTCTTTTACGCCTGGAATCTTTTTCAACTCCTCCACGATGGCATCCATACTCAAATGCTTGGGAACTGCCTCTAAGAGTATGTTGCTTGACTCTGTTACCAATCCCACTGCACCTCTTAAGATTATCCCTCCGATTAAGATTGCCACAATCGGGTCAACCAAATAGAACTTGGTGAAGAAGATGATTATGCCGGCAACGATGACTCCGATCGACGACAAAGCATCCCCTAAGATATGCAAAAATGCACCTCGTACGTTCAGATTCCCCTGGCTTGATTTTCTCAAGATACTCATTCCGATGACATTCACCACCAACCCTATGATTGCAACGGAAAGCATCAAGGGAGCCTTTATGTGTGCAGGAGAAAGAAATCGTCTGTATGCCTCATAGAAAATATATCCGGAGATGACAATCAGAGTCAAGCCGTTCAAGAGGGAGACTAAAATCTCGGTTCTGTGAAAACCATAAGTCCTCTTAGCATCCGCAGGTCTTTTGGAAAGACGTAAGGCAAAATAGCTCAATCCTAAAGCTAAAGTATCAGTGAGCATATGCCCGGCATCACCGATTAAGGACAG includes these proteins:
- a CDS encoding cation diffusion facilitator family transporter, coding for MSNHNHNHNSRPEPGVLFVPLLLTALMTLVEFVGGILSGSLSLIGDAGHMLTDTLALGLSYFALRLSKRPADAKRTYGFHRTEILVSLLNGLTLIVISGYIFYEAYRRFLSPAHIKAPLMLSVAIIGLVVNVIGMSILRKSSQGNLNVRGAFLHILGDALSSIGVIVAGIIIFFTKFYLVDPIVAILIGGIILRGAVGLVTESSNILLEAVPKHLSMDAIVEELKKIPGVKELHD